One window of Channa argus isolate prfri chromosome 4, Channa argus male v1.0, whole genome shotgun sequence genomic DNA carries:
- the cybb gene encoding cytochrome b-245 heavy chain — protein MGNFIVNEGLSIFVILVWLGINAYLFVQFYMNFLVERWYYTRVLLGQALPWARAPAACLNFNCLLILLPVCRNLLSLFRGTIQCCSRTAARQLDRNLTFHKLVAYMIAFHTAVHIVAHLFNFEYFMDAQLNQNSSLLTFVLSEIGTGDNASFLNPIRSNETSPTIVMFTTIAGLTGVAITLALILMITSSMEVIRRSYFEVFWYIHHLFVIFFIGLVFHGYGRIVRGQTLASLKTNKPETCADQFEDWGKNGSDCAVPEFAGNPPMTWKWVVGPMFLYVCERIVRIYRSHQKVVITKVVMHPSKTLELQMKKKGFRMEVGQYVFIQCPSVSRLEWHPFTLTSAPEEDYFSAHIRIVGDWTQALYEACGGDKTEPQEAWKLPKIAIDGPFGTASEDVFRYEVVMLVGAGIGVTPFASILKSVWYKRIQNNQDVFTKKIYFYWLCPETQAFEWFADLLQSLEGQMVEKGMTDFLSYNIYLTRWKETEAAHFRVHHEAENDPITGLKQKTLYGKPNWDNEFTNIVSKHPGSKAGVFLCGPPQLAKSLEKQCLSHSAADVKFIFNKENF, from the exons ATGGGGAACTTCATCGTCAATGAGGGACTCTCCATCTTTGTTATT ctggTATGGCTGGGGATCAATGCGTACCTGTTTGTTCAGTTCTACATGAACTTCCTGGTGGAGAGGTGGTATTACACCAGAGTCCTGCTCGGG CAAGCTCTGCCCTGGGCCAGAGCTCCTGCTGCCTGCCTCAATTTCAACTGTTTGCTCATCCTGCTGCCAGTGTGCCGAAACCTCCTGTCCTTATTCCGTGGCACCATCCAG TGCTGCAGCCGCACAGCAGCTCGTCAGCTGGACCGAAACCTGACTTTTCACAAACTGGTGGCTTACATGATCGCCTTTCACACAG ctgtGCACATTGTTGCCCACTTGTTTAACTTTGAGTATTTCATGGACGCCCAGCTGAACCAGAACAGCAGCCTTCTGACCTTTGTTCTGTCTGAAATCGGCACCGGGGACAACGCCTCCTTTCTGAACCCCATCAGGTCCAACGAGACG AGCCCAACCATCGTCATGTTCACCACCATCGCCGGGCTGACGGGTGTGGCCATCACGCTGGCTCTCATCCTCATGATCACATCGTCCATGGAGGTGATCCGTAGGTCCTACTTTGAGGTTTTCTGGTACATCCACCATCTCTTCGTGATCTTCTTCATTGGCCTGGTGTTTCACGGCTATGG GCGTATTGTGCGAGGACAGACATTAGCCAGCCTGAAGACAAACAAGCCTGAAACTTGTGCTGACCAGTTTGAAGACTGGGGTAAAAACGGCTCGGACTGTGCTGTACCAGAGTTCGCTGGGAACCCGCCAATG ACATGGAAGTGGGTGGTGGGCCCCATGTTTCTCTATGTGTGTGAAAGGATTGTCCGGATCTATCGCTCCCACCAGAAAGTGGTCATCACCaag GTGGTGATGCACCCGTCCAAGACTCTGGAGCTGCAGATGAAGAAGAAAGGCTTCCGTATGGAGGTGGGTCAGTACGTCTTCATCCAGTGTCCGTCCGTCTCCAGGCTGGAGTGGCACCCCTTCACCCTGACCTCGGCCCCAGAGGAAGACTACTTCAGCGCCCACATCCGCATCGTTGGGGACTGGACTCAGGCACTGTATGAGGCCTGTGGAGGAGACAAAACTGAACCTCAGGAGGCCTGGAAACTGCCCAA GATAGCCATAGACGGCCCGTTTGGTACGGCCAGCGAAGATGTGTTTCGCTACGAGGTGGTCATGCTGGTGGGTGCAGGAATTGGAGTGACTCCTTTCGCCTCCATCCTCAAGTCTGTGTGGTACAAACGCATCCAGAACAACCAGGACGTCTTCACGAAGAAG ATCTACTTCTACTGGCTGTGCCCAGAGACGCAAGCCTTCGAGTGGTTTGCAGACCTGCTGCAGTCTCTGGAGGGTCAGATGGTGGAGAAGGGCATGACCGACTTCCTCAGCTACAACATTTACCTCACTCGCTGGAAGGAGACTGAG GCGGCTCATTTCCGTGTTCACCACGAGGCGGAGAACGACCCGATCACCGGGCTCAAACAGAAGACTCTTTATGGGAAACCCAACTGGGACAACGAGTTCACCAATATAGTGTCCAAGCACCCAGG ATCTAAAGCTGGGGTCTTCCTGTGTGGTCCACCTCAGCTGGCAAAATCTCTGGAGAAACAGTGTCTGTCTCACTCTGCCGCTGACGTAAAGTTCATCTTCAACAAAGAAAATTTCTGA
- the LOC137126033 gene encoding dynein light chain Tctex-type 1-like codes for MEEFHNTSESSFNSEEADSTVKECIESVLGGDDYSQSQVNKWTSGIVERCLMQFVKQGKPYKYIVTCAVMQKTGAGLHTANSCYWDTSLDGSCTVRWENRTMYCVVSVFAVAIA; via the exons ATGGAGGAGTTTCACAACACCAGCGAG AGCTCTTTTAATTCAGAAGAAGCTGACAGCACCGTCAAAGAG tGTATTGAGAGTGTCCTGGGTGGGGATGACTACAGCCAGAGTCAGGTTAACAAGTGGACGTCCGGCATCGTGGAGCGCTGCCTCATGCAGTTTGTCAAACAGGGCAAACCTTACAAGTACATCG TGACCTGTGCAGTGATGCAGAAAACAGGAGCTGGCCTCCACACTGCCAATTCCTGCTACTGGGATACGAGTCTGGACG GAAGTTGCACCGTCAGGTGGGAGAACCGCACAATGTACTGTGTGGTCAGTGTGTTCGCAGTGGCCATTGCATAG